The segment TAACCCGAATTTGCGGTCAAGGTTGGCGCAACACTGGCGATATTATTTATCTGTTAGGCTTGCCTCCCACTTTGCCTGCTACCTTGGGTGCTTCTGAATATTTAGCCAGCATTCATGGGATTATTGCCGGTAAACCGCCTCAAATAAATTTTGACCTCGAAAGACAAGTGCAAAATGCCTGCCGAGAAGGAATCCGTCAAGGTTGGGTGCGCTCGGCTCACGATTGTGCGGAGGGAGGTTTGGCAGTAGCTTTAGCAGAATGTTGTATTGGCGGTGAACTTGGTGCAGAAATTCATTTAGGAGAAAATACCACAAACGCTCGCCTTGATGAAATTTTATTTGGTGAAGGTGGAGCCCGAATTGTCGTTTCTGTCAACCCTCAAAACCAAAATCAATGGGAAAACTTTGTTGAAAATCAACTAGGCGAACATTGCTGCAAAATTGGAATTGTCGGTAAGTCGGAAGAAAATTTACGGGTTTTCACGGTGCCGGAATTACCCCTAATAAACGTTAGCATTACAGATATGGGAGAACGTTGGCACAATGCCATAGAACGCCGGTTAGCTTTATAGCGATGTAGAGACATTTCTAGGGGCGAGGTTCGCCAAAATCAATGATCCTTCATACGATATTGGTATCCCCGCCCCTCCCCTCTAGGCAAAAAAACGACAAAATTTATTACACCAAACATCTCCCTTGCGTTACCTTAGAGGTGGAATATTAAGAACCCCTTAAGACTTCCTTATGTCTCTGTTTAAAGAGACAAATTTAACTTTCATCCAATCACCCCCACCCCTTCCACTCATCCGACCTAAAGCATGACTTCCAATCATCTCCAATTCTCTGTTAGTGAAACTTCGTCAAAGGTTATGGCATCTAGTGTTGACTCTGCGGTTGCCAAAAATGCCGATGTAACGGATCATCTTTTATCGCGTCCTGATAAACCCGAAGAAGCTTGCGGCGTTTTTGGTATTTATGCACCCGATGAAGATGTGGCGAAGCTTACCTATTTTGGATTGTACGCTCTGCAACACCGAGGTCAAGAATCAGCGGGTATTGCCACCTTTGAGGGCGATCAAGTTCATCTTCACAAAGACATGGGGCTGGTTTCCCAAGTTTTCAACGAAGGAATTTTAAAAGAAATGCCTGGGCGTCTTGCCGTTGGGCACACTCGCTACTCTACCACCGGCTCAAGTCGTGTGGTTAATGCTCAACCGGCAGTCGTCAATACTCGTTTAGGATTTTTAGCATTAGCACATAATGGCAATCTTGTCAACACCGCTGAATTGCGAGAAGACTTATTACGTCAAAATTGCAACTTAGTCACTACCACAGATTCAGAGATGATTGCCTTTGCCATTGCCACCGAAGTTAATAGCGGTAAAGATTGGTTAGAAGGGGCAATAAGTGCGTTTCATAAATGCGCTGGGGCATTTAGTTTAACCATTGGCACACCGGCAGGTTTAATGGGAGTACGCGATCCTAATGGGATTCGTCCTTTGGTAATTGGGACACTAGGAAATAGCCCAATGCGGTATGTTTTGGCTTCAGAAACTTGTGGGTTGGATATTATTGGGGCAGAATATTTACGCGATGTCGAACCGGGTGAGGTGGTTTGGATTACGGAAGAAGGTTTAGCATCGTTTCATTGGAGTGCAAAACCAGAGCGCAAATTGTGTATTTTTGAAATGATTTATTTTGCGCGGCCTGATAGTGTGATGCACGATGAAACATTGTACAGCTATCGGTTGCGAATTGGGCGCCGGTTGGCAAAAGAATCTCCGGCTGAGGCGGATCTTGTGATTGCGGTTCCTGATTCTGGGGTGCCGGCGGCGATTGGTTTTTCCCAAGCTTCGGGAATTCCTTATGCAGAAGGGTTGATTAAAAACCGTTATGTGGGGCGGACTTTTATTCAACCAACGCAAATGATGCGGGAATCGGGAATTAAGATGAAATTAAATCCGCTCAAAGATGTTTTGGAAGGCAAGCGGATTATTATTGTGGATGATTCTATTGTGCGGGGAACAACGAGCCGCAAGATTGTTAAGGCTTTGCGGGATGCGGGAGCAAAAGAAGTTCACATGAGGATTTCTTCGCCGCCGGTGACGCATCCTTGTTTTTATGGCATTGATACAGACAGTCAAGATCAATTGATTGCGGCAACAAAATCGGTACAAGAAATTGCGGATCAAATTGGTGTTGATTCTTTGGCTTATTTAAGTTGGGAAGGAATGTTAGAAACAACCCAGGAAGATACAAATACTTTTTGCTCGGCTTGTTTCACCGGCGATTATCCGATTGGCATTCCCGAAACGATCAAACGCTCAAAATTGATGCTAGAAAAAACGGCTAAAGTGTAAGTCTCTAGTGGCGCGAAAGGGGTTAATTCCTTCCCAGGCTAATAACTTGGGAAGGGAATTAAGCAGAAATTTAATCTTTTTGTGCCACCGGCCCTAAATACTTGCATAAATAGGGAGAAAAAACCTCATAAATGAGAGTGAAAGGTTTACCGTGATGCCAGAATAAATAATGCCGACCCCAAAATGGCCCCGGAAAACCAAAACCGGCTTCTAGCGCCGCTGAGTTGCCGTAATAAATACCTTGCACATCTCGATAAAGTTCTGTGCGGAGTCGGGCTAAACTGGCCCAAATAGGAATAGAGCGATTTTGTAAATATTCATCAACATGGCTGGCTTCCCACCAGGAAGTAGCGTAAGCTAAACGCTGGCCTGATGCGTTGCGAAGCCAGACTTGACGGCGGACTCTGGGCCCCGGTACAGCTTGAATGAGGGCCGGTGCGCTGTCAGTATCATTGCCGATGGGTGACATATCAATGACATCGACTTCAGTGGGAGAACCCGTCAGCAGTTGCAGGTGACGAGTGGGGGAACCATCACCCAAGAGCAAAATCTGCCAAGGAGGAGCCAGTTGGCGGTGGGGCAAACCTTGCTGGATGTGGGTTTCTGTACCTTCCCATAAGGGGGTGAGCCGGTGCCAGGTGGTGTGTGTAGTGGTTGGTTGCCGGTTGAAGGTTGCAGTCAAGAGACTTCACAAAAGTTAACATCTTTTCAATAATAGCTTGTTAAGAAGCAGGCAGGATGCCTGCTCCAGTTAAGATTAAGAGCGTAATATAAAGGTTGCTTTTACTCAGAGAGGGGATAGAAAAGATTGCCTTGCCGGTACCACCCTTTAGAGGCGGGATCTTTTTGTTTGCTCCATTGGCGGAAGTATTCATCGCTTTGGGATGAAGCTTGAACAACAGATTCAGGAGTGACACCAAGCCGTCTGGCTAAGTCGTTGCGGGTTTGGGGACGTAATACGGGAGTTGGCGGTGTAACGGCGGGGCGTTTGCCCGGTGAGCGGTTTGATCCGTTGATAACGGCGGTTTCTAAAACTGCCATGCGCCGGCTTAGTTCCGCGAATTCCTCTTGTAACTGTTGGATGGCTTCGTTGTCGAGGTGTGCCGTTCCATCTGAGGGGCCGTCAAAAAATTGTTTTATGATCCTCACGAGAGCCGCACTTTCAGTGAGGGACTGTTTTTGCATATACTCTCGGAGTTTGCCGTGATAGTCGGGTGGCAAATACCCGACGATGCGAATATTTTGGGTAGCCATTGATCAGGGAGCGCGTCGGTGTCACTTTCTAGCATACTTTATTGTGACGGTCGTGGCATCTTTATCATTAAGAGCCGCTGGATTTCAAAAAAGCTTGTACTTCTGAATGCGTTGGTTGTGATGCAATAGCGCCGGCTTTTGTGGTAGTCAATGCACCGACTGCACTGGCATAATTTATGACTTGAGCCGAGATTGTTGGATCTTTTAAACAAGAAATTCCCTGTAAACAAAGCTGGTGAATAAATCCTGCCAAAAATCCATCGCCGGCGCCGGTGGTGTCTACAACTTCAACGGAAAACGCCGGCATTTTTCCTTCTTGTTCTCCCAAACAATAAGCGCATCCCCCAGAACCTGCTGTTACTAAAACTCCCTCCATAGAACTTAAACGATAATTAATAGCACCGGCATCGGTTGTATCAAATAACCATTCGGCTTCCTCTTGGGATAATTTTAAAAAATCAATGTGTTTTAATAAATCTAAAATCAGCGGTTTAGCCTCGCTGAGTTCCGGCCAAAAAACCGGCCTCCAATTGACATCTAAAACAATTTTAACATCATATCTGTTTGCCAATTTTAAGGCTTTATAAATTGCCTCTCGACTGTCGGGATAAGCTAATTCTAAAGTTCCTATAACTAAAAAATCTGCGTTTTCAAATAAAGCCAAGGGCAACTGGGAACCTTGTAAATAAGTATCGGCAAATTCGGTGGTTTGAAACTTGCCAAATCCTGCAAACTCGCGTTCGCCGGTGGAGGAGCGCACCACATAAACTTGCCTTGTCGGGGCGGTGGGATGACGTTGGATAGCGGTGGTATCCACGCCAATATTGCCTAATAGCTGCACAAGATCATCGCCAGAGGTATCCCCACCTACACACCCGATAAACGCCGCTGATGTGCCTAATTTTACTAGGGCTGAGGCAACATTGGCCGGTGCGCCGCCGGGGTAAGGAGTCCAAGACTCAACGGTTTCTAAAGATCGCCCTAACTGATCGGCCAGACAATCAAACAAAACTTCACCCAAACAGAGAACACGGGGACTGTTCATAAAATTTTCTCGCCTAAAAAAAAGTGGGTTATGCAATAAGCGTAACCCAAGCAGGTAGAGAATTTAGTTAAAAATTTGTGTTGAAATTAAGCCGGCACAGTGGCAAGCTGATTTTCTTGCCGCAGAAAAGTCTCAATATAGGGGTCAAGATTGCCATCCATGACATCGCTGATATCCGTAGTTTCCACACCGGTACGCAGATCCTTTACCATTTGATACGGGTGAAATACATAGTTGCGGATTTGGTTGCCCCAGGCAGCCTCTACCATATCTCCGCGAATTTCCGCAATTTCTTTAGCGCGTTGTTCACGGGCAATAATTAACAATTTTGCTTTCAAAATTGCCATTGCTTTTTCTTTATTTTGGAGTTGGCTGCGTTCTTCGGTGCAGCGCACAGCAAGGCCGGTAGGGGTGTGAACAATACGGACAGCAGTTTCAACTTTGTTGACATTTTGACCGCCTTTACCACCGGCACGGGATGTGGTAATTTCTAGGTCTTTTTCTGGGATATCGAGGGTTACGGAGGCATCCAAAATTGGCATTACTTCCACACCGGCAAAACTGGTTTGGCGTTTACCATTGGCATTAAAAGGCGAAATTCTAACGAGGCGGTGAGTGCCTTTTTCTGCTTTTAAATAACCATAGGCATAACGTCCGTCTATTTCCAAAGTTACGGATTTAATACCGGCCTCATCACCTTCGGAAATTTCGGCAATATGCACTTTATAACCGTGTTTTTCTCCCCAGCGAGTGTACATACGCATCAGCATTTCTGCCCAGTCTTGAGCATCGGTACCACCGGCGCCGGCATTGATGCTTAAAACGGCTCCACTTAGATCATAAGGGCCGGAGAGTAATTGCTCTAACTCCCAGCGGTCAAGCGATTGAGAGAGTTGTTTAAGATTAATTTCGGCTTCTTGGAGTAATGCTTGATCTGCTTCAAGTTCAAGCAATTCGACAACAGCTTTGGCGTCTTCTAAGGTAGCTTTCCACTCCTCGAACTGCTGTACATGAGACTTTAAGGAGTTGAGTTCTTGGAGAGATTTTTGGGCAGTTTCTTGATTTTCCCAGAAAGCCGGTTGTGCGGCTATTTGCTCTAAATCGTGAATTTTTGCCGTTAATGCCGGTAAGTCAAAGATAGTCCTGGGTAATACCCAGGCGCTCAGACAACAGTTCTGCTTGACGTTTTATTTCTAGGACATCCATTGTGATCGTTTCGTATTTTTTTTAGGCTACTTAATTAAGTTTAACGTTTATTGTCCTTTGTCAATAGTCAGAACGTTAATGGTGTTGAGTGATCGCTGGTGGCCTTGGGAAGGATGAGGGCTGGCCCATCTCCGTATTTCCCCGTAGAAGAGGAAAACGCCATGATAAGAAATTCCGTATAAAAACGATAGTAGTAATCTTTGTGCAACCGCAAAATAGGATTAAATCAAAAAAAAACTAATTACTGCATCTCGCCTGTCTGCTTATTCAATTTTTTGAAATTAAGGGGTTTATACCCGGAGGGTTTTGTAAGGATGGCAACTTTAACTTCTGTTCGCTCTCGTTGTTTAGAGCTTTTAATTTCTTACCACCGCAATCCGTCTATTGCCATTCGCAATCAACTGGTGCAAATGAATGCCGGTTTGGTACGCAAAATTGCTCACCGCGTCTGCCATCAGTGTGCGGAACCTTACGAAGATTTAGAACAAATTGGCTATCTGGGTTTAATTAGGGCTATCGAACGGTTTGATCCTTCTCAAGGATGTGCTTTCAGTTCGTTTGCTGTGCCTTATATTCGCGGTGAAATGCTGCATTTCTTGCGCGATAAAAGCAGTGCGGTAAAAATTCCGCGCCGGTGGCAAGATTTACAGCGCGAAGGTCAAAAAATTAAGGAAGAACTTACCAATAAACTTGGTTATACTCCTAACGAGGCGATGATTGCTCAAAAACTTGGTGTTTCTGTGCAAGAATGGCGCGAAAGTTTAATGGCTTCTCAAAATTCTACGCTTTTGAGTTTAGATGCTACTGTGGGTCAACAAGTTGATACGCCGATCACTTTGGGCGATACTTTGTTGGATACAAATTATCAAGCTTTGCAACGTTCGGAAGAAGAACGCCAACAATTGCAAAGTGCTTTGAGTCTGTTGGAAGAAAATACACGAGAAGTTATTGAGTCTGTTTTTCTCAATGAAATTCCTCGCAAAGATGTTGCTAAAACAATTGGCGTAAGTCCGATGACTGTGACTCGCCGGTTGCAAAAAGGTATTGATCAATTGGTGACGCTGATGGCTCCTCAAATTGCATAATTTAGCAATGGGAAATCTGGGAATTTAAGAAAAGGTGATTTATGAAAAAATTACTCAACCTAGACGGGGATTTGAATTGTGCGTAGTGTTGCGTTCGTCTATGCTGAGGGGCCCGGCACCGAAGGCGGCTATCATTAATAAGCCTCCTATTAAGCCTAGGTTTTTTAAGAACATAATTTCTTGGATGCGATTAGAAAAATCTGTATGAAAAATAAGGGTAGCAGGAATTAAAAAGCCAATTAAGGCTAAGGCTCCATAACGTGCTTTGAAACCAAACAAAACTGATAAACCACCGGCTACTAATACAATAATGGTGGGAATTAAGAGGATACCGGCGAGGGGAATGCCTTTTCCTGTCATGGTGTCTTGGGTGCCGGCGGGGTCTAGTATTTTATCGATGCCGGCTTTGATAAATATTGCGGAAAGAAAAATTCGGGCTAAGAGGGGTAGAAATTTTTGGATTTGGTTTTCCATTTTTGCCTCGCTTTTGGTTTTGGGTAGGTGGCTAAGCCCAGATAAAATCATTAAAATCATTATAAAGATTTTATTAAAGTTACACCACTCCGTCTCCGTATGATCAATAAACAGGCTCATATTTGCATTCTTGGGGGAGGGTTTGGGGGCGTTTTTACGGCGCTTTACCTCAAGGGTTTGGGGTGGCGTACTTCACCGCAAATCACGCTGATTGATGAAAAAGACCATTTTTTATTTACGCCGTTACTTTATGAACTGGTGACGGGTGAGTTAAAAACTTGGCAGCTTGCGCCTTTGTTTTCTAAGCTTTTGGGGGGTAGGGGTATTAATTTTAAGCAAGCAAGGGTAGAAAATGTTGATCTGCAAAATCGCTGTGTGACTCTCGATGATCAGACAATTTTGAGTTATGACCGGCTGGTGATTGCGACTGGTAAGGAAACGTTGCTGGATGTGGTAGCGGGTGCTGCTGAGTATGCGATTCCGTTTCGGAGTTTAGCAGATGTGCGGCGGTTGAGGGAGAGGTTGAGATTTTTAGAAACAAGTGAATTGACAAAAATTCGGGTGTGTATTGTGGGGGCCGGCCCGAATGGCGTAGAATTGGCTTGTAAATTGGCAGATCGTTTAAAAAGTCGGGGAGAGATTGTTTTAATTAGCCGGCATGACAAAATTCTGAAAAATTTTGCTTTGGCTACTCAAAAATCTGCGTTGAGATGTCTGGGTAGACGGGGTATTTTGTTGGAGTTGCAAAGTAGTGTGGAGTCTGTTGATAAAGATTTTATCACGGTGGTTAAGAATAATCAACGCTGTCTTCAAAAAGCTGATTTAGTGGTGTGGACAACCGGCACTAAAACGGCTGATTGGGTTAAAAATTTGAGCCAATATCAAATGCAGCAAAAGGAATTAATGGTGCTTCCGACTTTGCAATTAATGGAGTTTCCAGAGGTGTTCGCGTTGGGTGATATTGCGACTGCAAATGTTAGCAAGGATGCGGCACCGGCGACGGCGCAAGCGGCGTTTCAACAAGCGAAAGTTGCGGCAAAAAATATTCGTGCTTCTTTGATGGGGAAAAATTTACAAAAATTTCGTTACCGGCATTTGGGAGAAATGTTAACTTTGGGGATTGGGGTTTCGGCTATTTCGAGTTTTGGTGTACATTTTTCGGGACGGGTGGCCGGTGTTTTTCGCCAGTGGTTTTATTTGTTGAGAATGCCTACTTTCCGTCACCGTTTTAAGGTGGCTAAGGCTTGGATTTTACGGCTTATTTCTTCCCCCTAAAATTATCAAAATACTTTACCAAGGGCTACCAATCATGGTAAATCCTGACCAAAAGTAAGGATGGGATAAATCAAGGTTTTGTTGGATTTTAAAGCTTGTGGAAAGATTATTTTCGGAAGCATCTGTAGGCTGTAAATTTTTATTTTGAATACCCACTTGTCCGCGTAACATTGCTAGTTGTGCTTGTCGCAATGCTTCGGCTTTGATGGGTACATTTTCTAAGTTTTTATAAAATTCACTCATTAATCCTAATGTGCCTTGATCGCTGACATACCATAGAGATGCTAAAGCTGATTTTACACCTGTTCTTACTGCAAGGCCGGCAAATCCTAATTCGGCTTTTTCATCGCCTACAGCGGTACGACAGGCGCTTAAGACTAATAACTGAACTTGGGGTTGATTTAAGCGTAATTGCCGCAAATCATTGAGGGGTAATTGTTCATCCCATAACTGCATAAATGAATTGTGGATGTCGTCAGCTATAAACTCGGCGTGGGTGGCAAAGTGTACAATTTGATAGGGGTTGTTTTGGCGCTGAGTTTGGATATTTTCGCGGGTGAATCCTTCATTTAAAAATACTTTTCCGCCTTGTTGTTGGGTGATTATAGCGAGTTCCACCGGCACTGAAGGTAAGGGACTAAGAGTTTGAAATTCTGAGGCTCCCATTGCTAAAACTGGTGAGTTTTGGATGCTTTGATACCGGCTATCCATTAAGCTGACGGATGGTATTAATCCGATGCTGTATTTTTCGATTAAAAATTGCTTGCCATCATGTAAAGCTGCTATCGGTAATCCTCGTAAACCGCTATCCATACTGAATAAAATGTTGTTAATTTTTTGGTTTTGTAATTCTGCTTCTATGGGAGAAATCAACCATGTATAAAGTTGTTTAGAACTTGGTAAATAACTGTTATTTCGTCTTAGGGGATCGGTGAGGAATAGACGAAAATTTAAAACTGTGATTAAGAGGTTTTCTTTATCTACGCCTGGAATGGTGCGGCGCACCGGCTCGCCTTCTGGTGTAAATAAGATTAGTTCTAATTCATTGTCTAAAGTTGTAACGTAAATAATACCACTTCGGGTGCCGGTTGTGGCAGCTATTTTGCTAAGGATATTACGGATGTTGTCAGTGGTGACTGGTTGAGTAGCGATGTCTTGGCCAAAATAATTGGTGTATTCTTCGGTACGATTTCTTTCTATTTGTTCGATTATTTGGTTTGTGTTTGTGGCGATTTGATTGTTGTTTCGGTTGGGGTTTGCTAATCCATTTAAGAGGTTATTTGCGGTGTTATTGTTGGAATTTTCTACTTTTGATGCAAAGACTTTTTCTGGTTTTAATTCTGAGTTTTGGTTGTCTGTTTGAAGGATTGTGCTGTTTTGATTTCCGCGAGAAATTACGGTGCCGGTGGTGATGCCGGTTTTGGAAGAAAGTGCAATTTGACCGGCTTCTCCAAGGTTAGCAAGACTTTGAATATCACCTGTGTTAACTGCGCCTTCTCTGCTGGTAACGGTGATGTTTCCGCTGTTTTGTTCGCCTATAGAACTTATGTTGCCGGTGGTTACGTTTTGTGCGGCTTCTACTGTGATATTTCCGCTGTTTTGTTCAGTAGAAATTGAGGTGATGTTGTTGGTTGTGACTGTTCCTTGTTGACTGGTGACGCTAATATCTCCTGAGTCGGTTCTGCCAGATGAAAGAATGTTTCCTGTGGTGGTGTTTCCTTGGGCGGCAACGTTGATGTTTCCAGAATTTCCTTCGGTTGAAACTGAGGAAAGATTGCCAGCGGTTAGGGTGCCATTTTCGCTGGTTAGGCTGATATTTCCGCTGCCGGTGTTGCCTGTGGAATTTATATCGCCGGTTTGGATATTTCCACCGGCATTAATAGCGGCGTTACCAGAGTTGCCTTGTTGGGAAATTATGGAAATGTTGCCGGTGTTGGCATTGTTGCCGGCATTTACTGTGGCGTTACCAGAGTCTCCTTGTTGGGAAGTTGTGGAAATATTGCCGATGTTTGCATCGTTGCCGGCATTTACTGTGGCGTTACCAGAGTTTCCTTGTTGGGAAGTAATGGAAATGTTGCCGGTGTTTGCATTGTTGCCGGTATTAATAGTGGCGTTACCAGAGTTGCCTTGTTGGGAAGTAATGGAAATGTTGCCGGTGTTTGCATTGTTGCCGGCATTTACTGTAATATCGCCACCGCCGCTGTTGCTTGAAGTTAAAATGTTGTCGGTTTGAATGTTATTAACGGCATCAACAAGTATATTTCCAGCAGTTCCTTGATTGGCATTTGAGGAAATGATATCGGTTTTAATATCGCCGCCACTGTTAACCGTTACATTGCCAGAGTTAATATTTCCAGCAGTGCTGATGTTGCCGGCATTTATATCATTACCGGCAGTTACGGTGGTATTACCAGAAGTGCCGGTATTTGAAGTTGAAGAAACATCGCCGAGGTTGGCATTGTTGCCGGCAGCTACGGTGGTATTTCCGCTGTTGTCAGTTGCGTTGGAAGAAATATCACCGGCATTTATCTCGTTACCGGCAGTTACGGTGGTATTACCAGAGTTGCCGTCATTTGCAGTTGAAGAAACATTGCCGGTGTTGGCATTGTTGCCGGCATTAACGCTGACATCTCCGCTGTTGTTACCTCCGTTGGAAGAAACGTCGCCGGTATTCACATCTTCATCGGCATTTACTATTACATCGCCAGAGTTTCCATTGTTAGAATTAGAAGAAACTGTTGTGCTAAAAACATTATTGGCGGAATCTATGATAATATTTCCTGAACCTTGAGAACCAGAAGATGTGATATTAGTGGTGGTAATGTTGCCGGAAGTTGTGAAGGTATTAAGGGTTATATTCCCAGCGGTTCCATTGGGTGCGAGGGTTTCTATTGCGGAGGTGGTAATGGCACCATTGTTGCTAATAATTGATACGTTTCCGCTTTGAGTTGGCCCCTCTGTGCGGATATTATTGGTGTTAATATTGCCGGTGCTTTGTAAGGTCACATCTCCGCCAATGCCGATGTCAGAATACGAGAGGATATCTTGACTAGCATTGATAATTCCCCCACTGTTAATATTGACATTTCCTGCGCTAATATTGACATTTCCTGCGCGTAAATAACCGTACAAGGAAAGGCTGCCTGTCGTGATATTCCCAGCCGGTGCGCTTAGTGTGATATTGCCGCCATTTGCGTTGGAAGAAAAGGATGTTAAAGCCGGTGAGCCTTCATTATTGATAAGTGGGATATTTGTATTAATATTGCCGGTGTCACTGGTAAGGCTAATAGATCCCGCCGTCCCATCATCAGAACTATTATCTATCACACTTACTTGAATATCGCCACCGGCATGAAGGGCAACATCTCCTGTCTTTCCAAAGAAAGTATAAGACGATATACTATAACCGGAGGCATCAATTTTATCGCTGGCGGTAATGTTAATATTTCCCCCTCTGGTGGAGATGAAATTTGAAATATTAATGCTTCCATCTGTACTGGTGAGACTAATATTTCCGCTATTGCCCCTACTAAAATCTGTATTAATTGCTTCTGTGATATTAATATCGCCTGCCGCTTTTAAAGAAATATCTCCCTTTCTAAGGCTTCTAATTCCTTCTAAAGAATTAGATGCACCTCCTATAGTAATTCCTTGGGTGGGAGAATATAAAAATACTCCACCATAATCGGTTTTTGCTTCTAAGTTATTGATGTTAATTTGCAGGGGAGATGCCTCACTACCAATTCCTCCTACATTACGGGTTTCAAAAGTAGCTGTATTGGCATTAATTAAAGAATTGCTATCAGTTTGTAAAATATTGCCGCCATTGGCATTTATGCTAACACTACCAGTAGTATTTAAGTTGTTGAGGGTGATATTTCCTATCTCTCCCAAGTTACCGAGTTGGAGGTTAATATTACCACTACCGGCATTTAATGATGTGCCGGCTGCCATTGTGATATTTCCGGGGCCGGGATCTCGTCTTGTGAAGAAGAGAGCGTCATTATTTGCTAGTAAACTGATGTTTCCGGCAGCGGCAGAGGTGTCGATATTAGCATTGATATTAATGCTGCGACCGGCTCGTAATTCTAAGCTAGAAATCGTAGAACTAATAATGGGTTCGCTGATGGTAATATCATTATGAGCGCTTAAGGACACTTGGCCGGTGGCATTATTAATAGTGCTGGTATCGGAGCTAATATTTCCACTAGAAGTGTTAATAAATGGGTTGTCACTTCCACCATCTACCAGGTTAATATTTTGGTAAATATTACCTAACAAAATACTTCCTGTATTGGCATTTATCAATAGTTTACCGTGTTGTCCACTTGTTGAATAGGTATCAATTATCCCATTGCTTGTATCAACATTCCCGTTAATACTGGTAAGGGTAACATTTCCAGCAATAGTTTCAGCGTAGGTAATAATATTTCCTGTTTTGAGACTATTTTGAGCAGTAATACTGATGTTTCCAGACGCACCACTGCCAGACAAAGAATTAATTTCAATATTTGCTGCATCTATGCTACCTTGCTGGCTGGTAATATTGATATTGCCTCCTTGCAAGTTACCGTTAGACCAAAAATAGCTATAACCTGTAGTGTCACTATTAATGTCACCAGCAACGTTGACATTAATGTTACCCCCCTGGTTCGCCCATGAATAAGAGGAGATGTTTGTATTATTAATACCTCCATTCCTGCTTGTTAAATTTATATTTCCGCCGTTGCCCATAGAGGAGTTAGACGAGAAAGAACTATTATTTAGATCCCCAGCAACGTCAATGGAAATGGCACCGCTATTTCCTTCGTTTGCGCTGGTTGTTATATGGGTTGTCAAACTGCCATTGTTACTGTTAACAGTGATATTTCCGCCTGCTGAACCTTGAGTTGAAGATGAATCAATGGAAGCTGCATTAATATTTTCCCCTGCATTGATATTAATTTGTCCGCCATTTCCTAAAATAGAAGAAGCCTTTATTCCCCCTGTCTGAAGTGCTCCACCGGCATTAAGTGTAACTGTACCACCGGCACCGGCACCTTCTGAATAGCTGTTAATATTGGCAGTGGTAATATCACCGGCACCATTGCTGGTATTTAAATTAATTTCTCCGCCATTATTTACTGAACTTGTATCA is part of the Ancylothrix sp. D3o genome and harbors:
- a CDS encoding RNA polymerase sigma factor SigF; translated protein: MATLTSVRSRCLELLISYHRNPSIAIRNQLVQMNAGLVRKIAHRVCHQCAEPYEDLEQIGYLGLIRAIERFDPSQGCAFSSFAVPYIRGEMLHFLRDKSSAVKIPRRWQDLQREGQKIKEELTNKLGYTPNEAMIAQKLGVSVQEWRESLMASQNSTLLSLDATVGQQVDTPITLGDTLLDTNYQALQRSEEERQQLQSALSLLEENTREVIESVFLNEIPRKDVAKTIGVSPMTVTRRLQKGIDQLVTLMAPQIA
- a CDS encoding carbohydrate kinase; the encoded protein is MNSPRVLCLGEVLFDCLADQLGRSLETVESWTPYPGGAPANVASALVKLGTSAAFIGCVGGDTSGDDLVQLLGNIGVDTTAIQRHPTAPTRQVYVVRSSTGEREFAGFGKFQTTEFADTYLQGSQLPLALFENADFLVIGTLELAYPDSREAIYKALKLANRYDVKIVLDVNWRPVFWPELSEAKPLILDLLKHIDFLKLSQEEAEWLFDTTDAGAINYRLSSMEGVLVTAGSGGCAYCLGEQEGKMPAFSVEVVDTTGAGDGFLAGFIHQLCLQGISCLKDPTISAQVINYASAVGALTTTKAGAIASQPTHSEVQAFLKSSGS
- the purF gene encoding amidophosphoribosyltransferase, with protein sequence MASSVDSAVAKNADVTDHLLSRPDKPEEACGVFGIYAPDEDVAKLTYFGLYALQHRGQESAGIATFEGDQVHLHKDMGLVSQVFNEGILKEMPGRLAVGHTRYSTTGSSRVVNAQPAVVNTRLGFLALAHNGNLVNTAELREDLLRQNCNLVTTTDSEMIAFAIATEVNSGKDWLEGAISAFHKCAGAFSLTIGTPAGLMGVRDPNGIRPLVIGTLGNSPMRYVLASETCGLDIIGAEYLRDVEPGEVVWITEEGLASFHWSAKPERKLCIFEMIYFARPDSVMHDETLYSYRLRIGRRLAKESPAEADLVIAVPDSGVPAAIGFSQASGIPYAEGLIKNRYVGRTFIQPTQMMRESGIKMKLNPLKDVLEGKRIIIVDDSIVRGTTSRKIVKALRDAGAKEVHMRISSPPVTHPCFYGIDTDSQDQLIAATKSVQEIADQIGVDSLAYLSWEGMLETTQEDTNTFCSACFTGDYPIGIPETIKRSKLMLEKTAKV
- a CDS encoding chorismate lyase, giving the protein MTATFNRQPTTTHTTWHRLTPLWEGTETHIQQGLPHRQLAPPWQILLLGDGSPTRHLQLLTGSPTEVDVIDMSPIGNDTDSAPALIQAVPGPRVRRQVWLRNASGQRLAYATSWWEASHVDEYLQNRSIPIWASLARLRTELYRDVQGIYYGNSAALEAGFGFPGPFWGRHYLFWHHGKPFTLIYEVFSPYLCKYLGPVAQKD
- the prfB gene encoding peptide chain release factor 2 (programmed frameshift); the encoded protein is MDVLEIKRQAELLSERLGITQDYLDLPALTAKIHDLEQIAAQPAFWENQETAQKSLQELNSLKSHVQQFEEWKATLEDAKAVVELLELEADQALLQEAEINLKQLSQSLDRWELEQLLSGPYDLSGAVLSINAGAGGTDAQDWAEMLMRMYTRWGEKHGYKVHIAEISEGDEAGIKSVTLEIDGRYAYGYLKAEKGTHRLVRISPFNANGKRQTSFAGVEVMPILDASVTLDIPEKDLEITTSRAGGKGGQNVNKVETAVRIVHTPTGLAVRCTEERSQLQNKEKAMAILKAKLLIIAREQRAKEIAEIRGDMVEAAWGNQIRNYVFHPYQMVKDLRTGVETTDISDVMDGNLDPYIETFLRQENQLATVPA
- a CDS encoding DoxX family protein; protein product: MENQIQKFLPLLARIFLSAIFIKAGIDKILDPAGTQDTMTGKGIPLAGILLIPTIIVLVAGGLSVLFGFKARYGALALIGFLIPATLIFHTDFSNRIQEIMFLKNLGLIGGLLMIAAFGAGPLSIDERNTTHNSNPRLG